A part of Camelus ferus isolate YT-003-E chromosome 6, BCGSAC_Cfer_1.0, whole genome shotgun sequence genomic DNA contains:
- the LOC102504544 gene encoding olfactory receptor 4K2 has protein sequence MDVANKSAVSEFALLGLSNSWKLQMFFFMVFSLFYVATVVGNSLIVITVIADSHLHSPMYFLLTNLSIIDMSLASFATPKMITDYLTGHKTISFDGCITQIFFLHLFTGTEIILLMAMSFDRYTAICKPLRYASIVSPQVCVALVVASWVVGVMHSMSQVIFALTLPFCGPNEVDSFFCDLPVVFQLACVDTYVLGLFMISTSGVIALSCFILLFNSYVIVLVTIKNHSSKGSSKVLSTCTAHFIVVFMFFGPCIFIYMWPLSSFLVDKILSVFYTIFTPILNPVIYTLRNQEVKTAMRKLKNKLLNSNKTTSSYYF, from the coding sequence ATGGACGTGGCCAACAAGTCTGCTGTTTCTGAATTTGCCTTGCTGGGACTCTCTAACTCCTGGAAACTACAGATGTTTTTCTTCATGGTGTTTTCACTGTTTTATGTGGCAACAGTGGTGGGTAACAGCCTCATAGTCATCACAGTTATAGCTGACTCTCACCTGCACTCTCCTATGTATTTCCTGCTTACCAATCTCTCCATCATTGATATGTCTCTTGCTTCCTTTGCCACCCCTAAGATGATTACAGACTACCTCACTGGACACAAAACCATCTCCTTTGATGGCTGCATCACCCAGATATTTTTTCTACACCTTTTCACTGGTACTGAGATTATTTTACTTATGGCTATGTCTTTTGATCGGTATACTGCAATTTGCAAGCCTCTCCGCTATGCTTCAATCGTAAGTCCCCAGGTATGTGTTGCTCTTGTGGTGGCTTCCTGGGTTGTGGGGGTCATGCACTCAATGAGCCAGGTCATATTTGCTCTCACATTACCATTCTGTGGTCCCAATGAGGTAGACAGCTTTTTCTGTGACCTTCCTGTGGTGTTCCAGCTGGCATGTGTGGATACTTACGTCCTGGGCCTCTTTATGATTTCAACAAGTGGCGTAATTGCCTTGTCCTGCTTTATTCTTTTGTTCAATTCTTATGTTATTGTCCTGGTTACTATCAAGAATCATTCTTCAAAAGGATCATCTAAGGTTCTTTCTACCTGCACAGCTCATTTCATTGTGGTCTTCATGTTCTTTGGGCCCTGCATCTTCATCTATATGTGGCCACTAAGCAGTTTTCTGGTAGACAAGATCCTGTCTGTGTTTTATACCATCTTTACTCCCATTCTGAACCCAGTAATCTATACTTTGAGGAATCAGGAAGTGAAGACAgctatgaggaaactgaagaataaGCTTTTAAATTCCAACAAGACAacttcttcatattatttttag